From Methanomassiliicoccales archaeon LGM-RCC1, one genomic window encodes:
- a CDS encoding helix-turn-helix domain-containing protein — protein sequence MKISELLSNPVRVRIVQYLKVNGDSTAKQISEALNDISVPTLYRHINKLLDEKVIIVKEERKVRGTIERTFSFDEDAFMSQSGDDIADMAYQFLMTLYASFKEYVDEGENDPLKDRLSMRTCTVRMTDEAMDGYLRELRDLLSRYVTSNEGKLRSISFISAPVKEVSE from the coding sequence ATGAAGATAAGCGAACTCCTCTCGAACCCGGTAAGGGTAAGGATTGTCCAGTACCTGAAAGTCAACGGGGATTCAACTGCAAAGCAGATCTCTGAGGCTCTGAACGATATCTCCGTGCCGACCCTTTACCGCCATATCAATAAGCTCCTAGACGAAAAGGTGATCATCGTCAAGGAGGAAAGGAAGGTGAGGGGGACCATCGAGAGGACCTTCTCCTTCGACGAGGACGCATTCATGTCGCAGTCCGGAGATGACATCGCAGATATGGCCTACCAGTTCCTCATGACGCTCTACGCCAGCTTCAAGGAGTATGTGGATGAGGGGGAGAATGATCCTCTGAAGGACAGGCTCTCCATGAGGACATGCACCGTCCGCATGACCGATGAGGCCATGGACGGTTACCTTCGGGAACTTAGGGATCTGCTCTCCAGGTACGTAACCTCCAACGAGGGGAAGCTCAGGAGCATATCGTTCATATCGGCACCGGTGAAGGAGGTATCGGAATGA
- a CDS encoding glutamate synthase-related protein, which produces MAVYRCSICGEIYDEEIEPIKFDDLPDDWVCPVCHAPKSAFVKVGEDAPKKESKPVEKKAADTKDISIDPKMIRHDNGPMDEIHALAQTGKSVGEPMDTLLPIPSFDDILFLGGQLAHPPLDDGADVDIRVTIGKNAEKPMVLESPIYISHMSFGALSGRAKKALSKGSAMAKTAICSGEGGVLSDEIDNAYRYIFEYVPNKYSTTMDTYERCDAVEIKIGQGTKPGMGGHLPGDKVTDIIAMMRGRPVGKDILSPSRFKEINSPEDLKTMVDFLRKETKGKPIGVKIAAEHIEEDLGFISKSGCDFITIDGRGGATGSSPKFLKDATTVPTLYALSRARKYMDEHGMDQQLIITGGLRTSKDFIKALAMGADAVAIATAALMALGCQKYRACNSGKCPMGIATQDPELESRLDTEAGAIRVGNYLNATAEEIRIFLRVSGHKSLGELSLDDLCTVSSEISEHTGIRHA; this is translated from the coding sequence ATGGCAGTCTACAGATGTTCAATATGCGGCGAGATTTACGACGAGGAGATCGAACCGATCAAGTTCGATGACCTCCCAGACGATTGGGTTTGCCCTGTATGTCACGCGCCCAAGAGCGCGTTCGTAAAGGTCGGGGAGGATGCTCCCAAGAAGGAGAGCAAGCCCGTCGAGAAGAAGGCCGCAGACACCAAGGACATCTCTATAGACCCGAAGATGATCAGGCACGACAACGGCCCTATGGATGAGATCCATGCCCTGGCCCAGACTGGGAAGAGCGTGGGCGAGCCCATGGACACCCTTCTGCCGATCCCATCGTTCGATGACATACTATTCCTGGGAGGCCAGCTGGCCCACCCGCCTCTTGACGACGGGGCGGATGTCGACATCAGAGTGACCATAGGCAAGAACGCCGAGAAGCCAATGGTCCTCGAATCTCCCATTTACATCTCGCATATGAGCTTCGGAGCACTGTCCGGAAGGGCCAAGAAGGCTCTCTCCAAGGGCTCCGCCATGGCCAAGACCGCCATCTGCAGCGGAGAGGGAGGAGTCCTCTCCGATGAGATTGACAACGCCTACAGGTACATCTTCGAGTACGTCCCCAACAAATACAGCACCACCATGGACACCTATGAGAGGTGCGATGCAGTCGAGATCAAGATCGGCCAGGGGACCAAGCCCGGAATGGGAGGGCACCTTCCCGGGGACAAGGTAACCGACATCATCGCAATGATGAGGGGCAGACCCGTCGGAAAGGACATCCTCAGCCCGTCCAGATTCAAGGAGATAAACTCCCCTGAGGACCTGAAGACTATGGTGGATTTCCTTCGCAAAGAGACCAAGGGAAAACCGATAGGTGTCAAGATCGCAGCCGAGCATATCGAGGAGGACCTTGGATTCATCTCCAAGTCCGGATGCGATTTCATCACCATCGACGGTAGGGGCGGAGCGACCGGCTCGTCCCCCAAGTTCCTTAAGGATGCCACCACAGTCCCAACTCTATATGCTCTTTCCAGGGCTAGGAAGTACATGGACGAGCACGGCATGGACCAGCAGCTGATCATCACCGGAGGTCTCAGGACCAGCAAGGACTTCATCAAGGCCTTGGCGATGGGTGCCGATGCCGTTGCGATCGCGACCGCTGCTCTCATGGCCCTCGGATGCCAGAAGTACAGGGCATGCAACTCCGGGAAATGCCCCATGGGGATCGCTACCCAGGATCCTGAGCTGGAGTCCCGCTTGGATACCGAGGCCGGCGCCATCAGGGTCGGGAACTATCTCAACGCTACTGCAGAGGAGATCAGGATATTCCTCCGCGTATCCGGCCACAAGTCGCTTGGCGAGCTGTCCCTGGATGACCTGTGCACAGTGAGTTCCGAGATCTCGGAGCACACCGGCATCAGGCACGCGTGA
- a CDS encoding alpha/beta hydrolase, which yields MTDIKEENVTIDGGVPLGATITYTDKSERKPAIVIIMGTGKLDRDGNGMGFKMDLYKNFARMFAEDGFVAVRFDKRGTHGSGGDFNTAGLSDITDDAISVIRYMKSLPYVDASRIIVCGHSEGSIIATLLSDKEETAGLILLGGAAMCLKDALRYQSRLAGEQIENTGGIKGKLLQKLASREKIESNQDEMFGKAAEAQGDTISIKGAKMSAKWLREHDSYSSGDLVNMLKSYGKPILAITGTADLSSDYHFLDAIQDVPGITCYVPQNVNHIFREIDDDNSIMKVKKQYVRLAAKPMHQGTKETIDSWLVQFRD from the coding sequence ATGACGGATATCAAAGAGGAGAATGTGACCATAGACGGCGGTGTGCCGCTGGGAGCGACCATCACCTACACCGACAAGAGCGAGAGGAAGCCTGCCATCGTGATCATCATGGGAACCGGGAAGCTAGACAGGGATGGCAACGGCATGGGATTCAAGATGGATCTCTACAAGAACTTCGCAAGGATGTTCGCGGAGGACGGGTTCGTAGCAGTCCGTTTCGACAAGAGGGGCACTCATGGATCCGGAGGGGACTTCAACACCGCTGGTCTCAGCGATATCACCGACGATGCGATCTCGGTTATCAGGTACATGAAGTCGCTGCCGTATGTGGACGCTTCCAGGATAATCGTATGCGGCCATTCGGAAGGTTCCATCATCGCCACCCTCCTATCTGATAAGGAGGAGACCGCAGGATTGATCCTTCTTGGCGGAGCGGCCATGTGCCTCAAGGACGCGCTCCGCTACCAGAGCAGGTTAGCGGGGGAGCAGATAGAGAATACCGGCGGTATCAAGGGCAAGCTACTGCAGAAGCTAGCATCTAGGGAGAAGATCGAGTCCAATCAGGATGAGATGTTCGGAAAGGCCGCTGAGGCTCAGGGCGATACCATCTCCATCAAAGGCGCGAAGATGAGCGCAAAATGGCTGAGGGAGCACGATTCGTATTCGTCCGGGGATCTCGTCAACATGCTGAAATCCTACGGGAAACCGATCCTGGCGATCACCGGAACGGCGGATCTGTCTTCGGACTATCATTTCCTTGACGCGATACAGGATGTCCCGGGCATCACCTGCTACGTCCCCCAGAACGTGAACCATATCTTCAGGGAGATCGATGACGATAACAGCATCATGAAGGTCAAGAAGCAGTACGTCAGACTGGCCGCGAAGCCCATGCATCAGGGTACGAAGGAGACCATCGACTCCTGGTTGGTGCAGTTCAGGGATTGA